One region of Dysidea avara chromosome 1, odDysAvar1.4, whole genome shotgun sequence genomic DNA includes:
- the LOC136244180 gene encoding E3 SUMO-protein ligase KIAA1586-like: MQVTLTKFLGLKERGDPVEQREETEESDFESDCEDEDGAGTPATDVESDHDEPLPVESRTLQSDKLCHNICEHIGNEMRTKIYEATTVSKKSALVVYIKTCLSGTVEPVTFYLDLIELPGQDAESIYKTLLKCLESYGFSSEILSDQLIGFASDGASVMFGSQSGVAKRIQNAFPNVVICHCLNHRLELAVGDAVSEISGVNHFKILFDKLYHTYHTSAKNKKELEECCQDLTTHFYSIGRVLDTRWVASSFRTVKAVWTVYYPLHCHLIKASKDTSRNSPEQKTFLGLATKLSSAAFVLNLATMYDCLEELSNLSEDLQERKITLPRAQALIYRAIRVFHSMVDYPGVKYKEAKSAVEKVGEDRKFKGVLLQDNRKCDVVIHYGQFMRSLAANLEERLVAFRDTEKELPKLLNCITVLNPSNWPKECPLTYGNEEIQYMCDTFHLNDVTARRGFQEYIDNVREEGLLDPPDKLLDLFDPAKYVRTWKNSLADDSKARSRKRTANEEHDYDFIWKKLK; this comes from the exons ATGCAGGTTACATTGACCAAGTTTTTAGGGTTAAAAGAAAGAGGAGATCCAGTAGAACAGAGAGAGGAAACTGAGGAAAGTGATTTTGAGAGTGATTGTGAAGATGAAGATGGAGCAGGAACTCCTGCAACTGATGTTGAATCTGACCATGATGAACCACTACCTGTAGAAA GTCGGACACTGCAAAGTGACAAGTTGTGTCACAATATCTGTGAACATATTGGCAATGAGATGCGAACAAAGATAT ACGAAGCTACTACAGTAAGTAAAAAGTCAGCTCTTGTTGTTTATATAAAAACTTGCCTTTCTGGTACCGTGGAGCCTGTCACATTTTACCTTGATCTCATTGAGCTTCCTGGACAGGATGCCGAGTCCATCTATAAAACACTATTAAAATGCCTTGAGTCTTATGGATTTAGCTCAGAAATATTGTCAGACCAATTGATTGGCTTTGCATCAGATGGTGCTTCTGTTATGTTTGGCTCTCAGTCTGGAGTTGCAAAGCGAATACAAAATGCTTTCCCAAATGTTGTTATTTGTCACTGCCTTAATCATCGCTTGGAACTAGCGGTTGGTGATGCTGTTTCAGAAATCAGTGGAGTTAATCATTTTAAGATATTATTTGATAAGCTGTACCATACTTACCATacttcagctaaaaacaaaaagGAACTGGAAGAATGCTGTCAGGATTTGACTACGCACTTCTATTCAATTGGGCGAGTACTTGATACTAGGTGGGTGGCTTCAAGCTTTCGTACTGTGAAAGCGGTGTGGACTGTGTATTATCCATTGCACTGTCATCTCATCAAAGCCAGCAAAGATACATCTAGAAACTCACCAGAGCAGAAAACTTTTCTTGGTCTAGCTACTAAATTATCATCTGCAGCATTTGTTCTTAATCTTGCTACCATGTATGATTGCTTAGAAGAGCTTTCAAACCTTTCAGAGGATTTACAAGAAAGAAAAATTACATTACCTAGAGCTCAGGCCTTAATTTACAGAGCCATTAGAGTGTTTCATTCTATGGTTGACTACCCAGGAGTTAAATATAAAGAGGCTAAGAGTGCAGTTGAAAAGGTTGGTGAAGATCGGAAGTTTAAAGGTGTCTTATTACAAGACAATCGAAAATGTGACGTTGTGATTCATTATGGTCAATTTATGAGGAGTCTAGCAGCAAATCTTGAAGAACGGCTTGTTGCATTTAGAGACACTGAAAAAGAATTACCAAAGCTATTGAATTGCATTACTGTATTGAACCCCTCTAATTGGCCAAAGGAATGTCCTTTAACTTATGGCAATGAAGAAATTCAGTACATGTGCGACACATTTCATCTTAACGATGTTACTGCAAGAAGAGGATTTCAAGAGTATATAGATAATGTTAGGGAAGAAGGTTTGCTAGATCCTCCAGACAAGTTATTGGATCTT TTTGACCCTGCAAAGTATGTACGAACATGGAAAAATTCACTTGCAGATGACTCTAAGGCACGTTCAAGGAAACGAACTGCTAATGAGGAACATGATTATGATTTCATTTGGAAAAAACTGAAGTAA
- the LOC136261394 gene encoding uncharacterized protein, producing MYFLSMIVLVFTAVTSGSAALIQKVEDDFYKELGMTAEYPAESCREIYNKNPVGRTQSGYYWVRSCEKTMKVYCDMHMICGCIQGGWMKIADVHDGENCPSTWINFTIPNTSKKVCRSGKDAAGIYSATYSTEGACEGFQHFCGKVIGYQRGSPSAFIGGTRSIDGIYLEGISITYGKPRKHLYSLAVGLTATSSSQQSSNCPCSKYPGSLPPAYVRDYFYCDSGNLGVPSVNKYFPDNPLWDGEGCSTAYSCCAQPGMPYFYHRLPVPVKEDIEVRMMADEVFSNEAVMVGTMELYVL from the exons ATGTATTTTCTCTCTATGATAGTACTTGTCTTCACAGCAGTGACTAGTGGCTCAGCAGCACTGATCCAAAAGGTGGAGGATGATTTCTACAAAGAACTGGGAATGACTGCAGAGTATCCAGCAGAGTCTTGCAGGGAGATTTACAACAAAAATCCTGTTGGCCGTACCCAGTCAGGATATTACTGGGTCAGATCATGTGAAAAAACAATGAag GTCTACTGTGACATGCACATGATCTGTGGCTGTATACAAGGTGGATGGATGAAGATTGCTGATGTACATGATGGTGAAAACTGTCCATCAACATGGATAAATTTTACAATACCTAATACCTCAAAAAAAGTGTGTAGGTCTGGTAAAGATGCTGCAGGAATCTACTCAGCAACTTATTCAACTGAAGGAGCTTGTGAAGGCTTTCAACATTTTTGTGGTAAAGTAATCGGTTATCAACGAGGATCTCCTAGTGCATTTATTGGGGGGACTAGAAGTATTGATGGAATCTACCTTGAAGGGATTTCTATAACTTATGGTAAACCTCGAAAACATCTCTATAGCCTGGCAGTTGGACTTACAGCAACATCTTCTTCACAACAATCATCTAATTGTCCTTGTTCTAAGTATCCTGGAAGTCTGCCACCTGCCTATGTGCGTGATTACTTCTACTGTGACTCTGGAAACCTTGGAGTACCGAGTGTAAATAAGTATTTTCCTGACAATCCTCTGTGGGATGGTGAAGGTTGCTCAACAGCTTACAGCTGCTGTGCACAACCCGGAATGCCATACTTTTATCATCGACTTCCAGTACCAGTCAAGGAAGACATTGAAGTTAGGATGATGGCTGATGAAGTATTTTCCAATGAAGCAGTTATGGTTGGTACCATGGAACTCTATGTCTTGTAA
- the LOC136261415 gene encoding adhesion G-protein coupled receptor D1-like isoform X1 produces the protein MQNMIHVNLSLALLLSLILFVSGIETANENRAACIVVTVLLHYFFLATFSWMLCEGIIIYVLLVKVFYKGFFKRLPFYFLVGWGLPIPIVAITAGISHDHYGVYTICWLPTEKGIIWAFIAPVIFVIVCNSVIIVLAIHTIFTASRRKVKNRQMTEITVAKKLIRAAIFLLPTLGVTWIFGVLAMYSENGAFAWIFTILNSIEGLFIFVFYVLQNDKFIETMSSYLNRKHTGSSAAKLTSNDKHKTICQSATIETTADSQKNDLHSRGDL, from the exons ATGCAGAACATGATCCATGTGAATCTTTCACTTGCTTTGTTGTTGAGTTTGATTCTCTTTGTTAGTGGAATAGAAACTGCAAATGAGAACAGA GCAGCATGTATAGTGGTGACTGTGTTGCTTCATTATTTCTTCCTGGCTACTTTCTCTTGGATGTTGTGTGAAGGAATTATAATCTATGTCTTGTTAGTAAAAGTGTTCTACAAAGGATTCTTCAAGAGGTTACCATTTTATTTTCTAGTTGGATGGG GTTTGCCAATACCAATAGTGGCTATTACTGCTGGGATATCACATGATCATTATGGCGTCTACACTAT TTGCTGGTTACCAACAGAGAAAGGCATTATATGGGCATTTATTGCTCCAGTGATATTTGTCATTGTG TGCAACAGTGTTATTATTGTGCTAGCAATACATACCATCTTTACTGCTTCACGAAGAAAAGTGAAAAATCGTCAGATGACTGAAATCACTGTGGCAAA GAAACTCATCAGGGCTGCTATATTTCTGCTGCCTACTTTAGGAGTGACATGGATATTTGGAGTGCTAGCAATGTACAGTGAAAATGGAGCATTTGCATGGATCTTTACCATATTAAATTCTATTGAg GGGCTGTTTATATTTGTATTTTATGTCCTACAAAATGATAAG TTCATTGAGACAATGTCATCCTATTTGAACAGAAAACATACTGGAAGTTCAGCTGCTAAG CTGACATCAAATGATAAGCATAAGACTATCTGCCAGTCTGCCACTATTGAGA CCACTGCTGATTCTCAAAAAAATGATTTGCATAGTCGTGGAGATCTCTGA
- the LOC136261415 gene encoding adhesion G-protein coupled receptor D1-like isoform X2 encodes MQNMIHVNLSLALLLSLILFVSGIETANENRAACIVVTVLLHYFFLATFSWMLCEGIIIYVLLVKVFYKGFFKRLPFYFLVGWGLPIPIVAITAGISHDHYGVYTICWLPTEKGIIWAFIAPVIFVIVCNSVIIVLAIHTIFTASRRKVKNRQMTEITVAKKLIRAAIFLLPTLGVTWIFGVLAMYSENGAFAWIFTILNSIEGLFIFVFYVLQNDKLTSNDKHKTICQSATIETTADSQKNDLHSRGDL; translated from the exons ATGCAGAACATGATCCATGTGAATCTTTCACTTGCTTTGTTGTTGAGTTTGATTCTCTTTGTTAGTGGAATAGAAACTGCAAATGAGAACAGA GCAGCATGTATAGTGGTGACTGTGTTGCTTCATTATTTCTTCCTGGCTACTTTCTCTTGGATGTTGTGTGAAGGAATTATAATCTATGTCTTGTTAGTAAAAGTGTTCTACAAAGGATTCTTCAAGAGGTTACCATTTTATTTTCTAGTTGGATGGG GTTTGCCAATACCAATAGTGGCTATTACTGCTGGGATATCACATGATCATTATGGCGTCTACACTAT TTGCTGGTTACCAACAGAGAAAGGCATTATATGGGCATTTATTGCTCCAGTGATATTTGTCATTGTG TGCAACAGTGTTATTATTGTGCTAGCAATACATACCATCTTTACTGCTTCACGAAGAAAAGTGAAAAATCGTCAGATGACTGAAATCACTGTGGCAAA GAAACTCATCAGGGCTGCTATATTTCTGCTGCCTACTTTAGGAGTGACATGGATATTTGGAGTGCTAGCAATGTACAGTGAAAATGGAGCATTTGCATGGATCTTTACCATATTAAATTCTATTGAg GGGCTGTTTATATTTGTATTTTATGTCCTACAAAATGATAAG CTGACATCAAATGATAAGCATAAGACTATCTGCCAGTCTGCCACTATTGAGA CCACTGCTGATTCTCAAAAAAATGATTTGCATAGTCGTGGAGATCTCTGA